A window from Persephonella sp. encodes these proteins:
- a CDS encoding prepilin-type N-terminal cleavage/methylation domain-containing protein, with translation MRNRGFTLIELAMVLIIIGLLMGIGITAFGILVKRAKVQSTKEIINAAADALISYAGSAEKLPGTDPKFQSIVRNSKDSFNKDIKFFVDADLTTNDKYVCRKNQTNLTVRLCKDSSCSSYIDVQNVAFLLVSGSENYNIQTGDGHSHSGTNVITISSPTTIFVYEYGVDNVDKFPSDINNPDKYDDIVKWITLPELQTKAQCKYKITILNNELPYGYENSSYNANLYADGGIPFSVDNDGDGKNDYEWCFEGDLPAGLTIDCAGSLSKSTNCLNTDGTVNNSANWKQCTSPKITGTISTGTAGSYNLKFYVHDSENNIAEKTLVLTVNPQSSSSVGGAAPPGSQVSFADNLSEFQQAGDNKGITVDNDSKVIYFGNGQNHTASCFWYPDTYDLSKYKVIRAFFFFRFPYQEKSDSSKNYADGFTFTIRNSPWTKDCGNDGGGLGYSGLDKSSVATEIDTYPNTSLKDPYKWVWFSFKGYNHLSIDFNGSVTHNDNLTSKCPSSGCFYKNDNPTWLEDNQKHSYRLELHTKCNNSCNRCGNNGNYILIKAWIDCENCDDLRQDFTDKPPLVSRCINNQQVNLNKVRFGFTEGTGGAVQTVKISYFGIRFE, from the coding sequence TCAGCAGAAAAGCTACCGGGAACTGATCCGAAGTTCCAGAGCATAGTAAGGAACTCAAAAGACAGCTTTAATAAAGATATAAAATTCTTTGTTGATGCAGACCTTACAACAAATGATAAATATGTATGTAGAAAAAATCAGACAAACCTTACAGTAAGACTATGTAAAGATTCTTCTTGTTCGTCATACATAGACGTTCAAAACGTAGCATTTTTGCTTGTAAGTGGTTCTGAAAATTACAATATCCAAACCGGAGATGGACACTCTCATTCCGGGACAAATGTAATAACCATATCTTCACCTACAACTATTTTTGTTTATGAATATGGAGTTGATAACGTAGATAAGTTTCCATCTGATATTAATAACCCTGACAAATATGATGATATTGTTAAATGGATAACGCTCCCTGAACTTCAGACAAAAGCCCAGTGTAAATATAAAATTACTATTCTAAATAACGAACTTCCTTATGGATATGAAAATTCATCTTATAACGCCAATTTATATGCAGATGGGGGAATTCCTTTTAGTGTTGATAATGATGGAGATGGTAAAAATGACTATGAATGGTGTTTTGAAGGAGATTTACCTGCAGGATTAACTATTGATTGTGCTGGTTCTCTTTCAAAATCCACAAATTGCTTAAATACAGACGGCACAGTTAATAATTCTGCAAACTGGAAACAATGCACATCTCCAAAAATCACAGGAACAATATCGACAGGAACAGCCGGTAGTTATAACTTGAAATTTTATGTTCATGATTCTGAAAATAATATAGCAGAGAAAACGTTGGTTCTTACTGTAAATCCTCAATCTTCTTCTTCAGTAGGAGGAGCAGCTCCACCAGGTTCCCAGGTTAGTTTTGCAGATAATCTTTCTGAATTTCAGCAAGCAGGGGATAACAAGGGTATAACCGTAGATAACGATAGTAAAGTCATTTATTTTGGTAATGGCCAGAATCATACAGCAAGCTGTTTTTGGTATCCAGATACTTATGATTTATCTAAATATAAGGTGATAAGAGCTTTTTTTTTCTTTAGATTTCCATATCAAGAAAAATCAGATTCAAGTAAAAACTATGCCGATGGTTTTACATTTACTATACGAAATTCTCCATGGACAAAAGATTGTGGAAATGATGGTGGAGGACTCGGATATAGCGGTTTGGATAAATCAAGTGTAGCTACAGAAATAGATACATATCCGAATACAAGTCTTAAAGACCCATATAAATGGGTATGGTTTAGTTTTAAAGGATATAATCACCTCTCTATAGATTTCAATGGAAGTGTAACGCATAATGATAACCTGACCTCCAAATGCCCATCTTCTGGATGTTTTTATAAAAATGATAATCCTACATGGTTAGAAGATAATCAGAAACACTCCTATAGATTAGAATTACATACAAAATGCAATAATAGTTGTAATAGATGTGGAAATAATGGAAATTATATACTGATAAAAGCATGGATTGATTGCGAAAATTGCGATGACCTGAGACAAGATTTCACAGATAAACCTCCTCTTGTTTCAAGATGTATAAATAATCAACAAGTTAATTTAAATAAAGTCAGATTTGGATTTACCGAAGGAACAGGTGGTGCCGTTCAGACAGTTAAGATTTCTTACTTTGGAATCAGGTTTGAATAG
- a CDS encoding RNA methyltransferase, with amino-acid sequence MFITKKRLEKIRKVLQKRQKDLQVFSDNVKNQHNFSAILRTCDAVGVLYLYYRFLGEGELINEEITMGSHKWVIHQEIEDIDRFFKNKKEEGFQIVATYLSDKSIHFREIDYTKPTLIVVGNEIHGVSEEVLKYADHNIIIPMYGMAQSLNVSVATGVILYEAQRQREERGFYEKQSLSDEEIESIIKKWATEDVIKYKKQESAIRHIKKSD; translated from the coding sequence ATGTTTATAACTAAGAAACGCCTTGAAAAAATTAGAAAAGTCCTGCAAAAAAGACAAAAAGACCTGCAGGTTTTTTCTGATAATGTAAAAAATCAGCATAATTTTTCTGCAATCTTAAGAACCTGTGATGCTGTTGGGGTTTTATATCTGTATTATAGATTTTTAGGAGAAGGGGAGCTTATAAATGAAGAAATAACAATGGGTTCTCATAAATGGGTAATCCATCAGGAAATTGAGGATATAGACAGGTTTTTTAAAAATAAAAAAGAGGAAGGATTCCAGATTGTTGCCACATATTTATCTGATAAAAGCATTCATTTCAGAGAAATAGATTACACAAAGCCTACATTGATTGTTGTTGGAAATGAGATACATGGGGTAAGTGAAGAAGTCTTGAAATATGCAGACCACAACATAATAATACCAATGTATGGAATGGCACAGAGTTTAAATGTATCAGTCGCCACAGGAGTGATTTTATATGAAGCCCAGAGACAGAGGGAAGAAAGAGGATTTTATGAAAAACAATCCTTATCCGATGAGGAAATAGAATCAATAATAAAAAAATGGGCTACTGAAGATGTTATTAAATACAAGAAACAGGAAAGTGCAATCAGGCATATCAAAAAATCTGATTAA
- a CDS encoding YbhB/YbcL family Raf kinase inhibitor-like protein, translating to MISVITSAFREEDVIPSIYTCDGVDISPDLKWGNFPPETQSFVVIMDDPDAPLGTFTHWIVYDIPPDINYLPENFPKEPQIDGIKQGINDFGRIGYGGPCPPPGKPHRYFFRIFALDMPTLELPPGATRQEVQLVMTGRVIDEGYVMGLYGR from the coding sequence ATGATTTCTGTTATTACTTCAGCATTTAGAGAAGAGGATGTTATACCGTCAATTTATACATGTGATGGGGTTGATATATCTCCTGATTTAAAATGGGGAAATTTTCCACCAGAAACACAGAGTTTTGTGGTTATTATGGATGACCCTGATGCACCTCTTGGCACTTTTACACACTGGATAGTTTATGATATTCCTCCTGATATAAATTATCTTCCGGAAAACTTTCCTAAAGAACCTCAAATAGATGGAATAAAACAGGGAATAAACGATTTTGGCAGAATAGGATATGGAGGACCGTGTCCACCTCCGGGAAAACCTCATAGATATTTTTTCAGGATTTTTGCACTAGATATGCCAACTCTTGAACTTCCTCCCGGAGCTACAAGACAGGAAGTTCAGCTTGTTATGACAGGGCGGGTTATCGATGAAGGTTATGTTATGGGTTTATACGGCCGGTAG